In a single window of the Papaver somniferum cultivar HN1 chromosome 8, ASM357369v1, whole genome shotgun sequence genome:
- the LOC113302894 gene encoding ethylene-responsive transcription factor ERF014-like: protein MVKCEEKSIQLQAESSTTTLSSSSSICKSVAAKPSSSSTAKTSPSLSSRKIKKYKGVRMRSWGSWVSEIRAPNQKTRIWLGSYSTAEAAARAYDAALLCLKGSSANLNFPNSSISSFPHLHAAAAADNNSMSMNPKTIQRVAAAAAAATTTVTPINNTTINIPSPSSPSLLSLSHTLPSNLSSPSPSISISSSPSPSSSCSTHQDIDEVSLIQCWDTYTPSTITSGSAISHYNNVQEAPMSITRPVNNDPWMDLFGDLQSPKFNVDHLLSSCPSFAPAPLSVDEYFYEDSDIRLWSFC, encoded by the coding sequence ATGGTGAAGTGTGAAGAGAAGAGCATTCAACTACAAGCagaatcatcaacaacaacattatcatcttcatcatcaatatGTAAGTCAGTAGCAGCAAaaccatcatcatcttcaacagcaaaAACATCACCATCATTGAGTAGCAGGAAAATTAAGAAGTACAAAGGAGTAAGAATGAGGAGTTGGGGTTCATGGGTATCAGAAATAAGAGCACCAAATCAAAAGACAAGGATTTGGTTAGGTTCTTATTCCACAGCTGAAGCAGCAGCTAGAGCTTATGATGCTGCACTTTTATGTCTTAAAGGCTCTTCCGCAAATCTCAATTTCCCaaattcttctatttcttcttttcCTCATCTTCATGCCGCCGCTGCTGCTGATAATAATTCTATGAGCATGAATCCTAAAACCATTCAAAGAGTAGCTGCTGCAGCTGCAGCTGCAACAACAACTGTCACTCCCATCAATAACACCACCATTAACATTCCATCCCCATCTTCACCATCTTTATTATCTCTTTCCCATACACTTCCATCAAACTTATCTTCGCCCTCGCCTTCCATCTCGATATCTTCGTCGCCATCTCCGTCTTCCTCGTGTTCGACTCATCAGGATATCGATGAGGTTTCGCTAATCCAATGCTGGGATACTTACACTCCTAGTACTATTACTAGTGGTAGTGCAATTTCACACTATAATAATGTTCAAGAAGCACCCATGTCGATAACGCGTCCAGTGAATAATGATCCCTGGATGGATTTATTCGGTGATTTGCAATCTCCTAAGTTTAATGTCGATCACTTGCTCAGTTCATGTCCTTCGTTTGCGCCAGCTCCGTTGTCTGTCGACGAGTATTTCTACGAAGATAGCGATATCCGGCTATGGAGCTTCTGCTAG